From one Trichlorobacter lovleyi SZ genomic stretch:
- a CDS encoding nucleotide-binding protein codes for MVVLVANEKGGTGKTTVATNIAIMRAQQGRDVLLVDADPQGSSSEFIRVREDEQVKPTITCVAITGRGVSSEVRKLIPRYQDIIIDAGGRDSAGLRSALIVADALIVPFLAGQYDVWGVENMDTIVGEALGLNPEMKPLLVLNKQDTNPRISIAHEAEALAKEMQNLQILNTKLCYRVAYRRSAAEGRAVNELDKLDPKAVAELDALYKEVFSDEA; via the coding sequence ATGGTTGTACTCGTTGCAAACGAAAAAGGTGGCACCGGCAAAACCACGGTTGCTACTAATATCGCAATTATGCGCGCCCAGCAAGGCAGAGATGTTCTACTGGTTGACGCCGACCCCCAAGGAAGCTCCAGCGAGTTTATCCGCGTCCGTGAAGACGAACAAGTCAAGCCAACCATTACCTGCGTCGCCATTACCGGAAGAGGGGTTTCGTCAGAGGTGCGCAAGCTGATTCCTCGCTATCAGGACATAATCATTGATGCCGGCGGGCGCGACTCTGCCGGCCTCCGTTCTGCACTGATAGTTGCCGATGCCCTGATCGTTCCTTTTCTGGCTGGCCAGTACGACGTCTGGGGCGTCGAGAACATGGACACCATAGTAGGGGAGGCTCTAGGCCTCAATCCTGAAATGAAGCCTTTGCTGGTGCTCAACAAGCAGGACACAAACCCCCGCATATCCATTGCCCATGAAGCAGAAGCACTGGCCAAGGAGATGCAGAACCTACAGATCCTCAATACCAAGCTCTGCTATCGCGTCGCCTACCGCAGAAGCGCTGCAGAAGGCCGTGCCGTCAACGAGCTGGACAAGCTTGACCCCAAGGCCGTTGCAGAGCTGGATGCTCTTTATAAGGAGGTTTTCAGCGATGAGGCTTAA
- a CDS encoding helix-turn-helix domain-containing protein, translated as MLFTIGSNIREARRRRKITQEQMAKALGMSRTTISQIEKGIVQEVGVRKLIRILEYLGLELQVRPAGALPTLEELQREG; from the coding sequence ATGCTCTTCACTATTGGTAGCAACATACGGGAAGCACGTCGTCGTCGGAAGATTACTCAGGAGCAGATGGCTAAGGCACTGGGTATGAGCCGGACGACCATCAGTCAGATTGAGAAAGGGATCGTTCAGGAGGTCGGTGTGCGTAAGCTGATCAGAATCCTGGAATATCTCGGGCTAGAGTTGCAGGTGCGTCCTGCAGGCGCTCTGCCGACGTTGGAAGAATTACAGCGAGAGGGCTAA
- a CDS encoding replication protein RepA, translated as MTNDDHLVLPGFGGTISEEELMAKQALLKQKQAEEKARKQIAENISIGQLNLGLLPITNTSLPTPRQENHHHETSETQQVISRKKKKMAEEIVSIMEHDASELGMISYMAQMLVQMTLPHSELRGTNGLPVTEYSKTNGRATLTIMTPSIYGGIPFGVVPRQLLMWLTTEAVRTKQKEIFLGDSLTAFMKDIGIAVTGGKEGSLTRFKKQSDRLFNSFINYDPGDATNAPRSNLKITSSNKSFSFWKTDGKPTWESHIVLDTEFYESLIQNPVPIDKRAIRALSGNAFALDLYCWLTWRMYSVRKYTKIPWEYLQLQFGANYKDLRFFRRRFAEVLNQVLAVYPASVSVEKDCLILQPSSTSIRKITPRT; from the coding sequence ATGACAAACGACGACCACCTGGTGTTGCCTGGTTTTGGCGGGACTATCAGCGAAGAAGAGCTGATGGCAAAGCAGGCACTCCTTAAACAAAAACAGGCCGAAGAAAAGGCTCGCAAGCAGATTGCCGAGAATATCAGCATCGGTCAGCTGAATCTTGGCCTTTTACCGATTACCAACACATCACTCCCAACCCCCCGGCAAGAAAATCACCACCACGAAACTTCAGAGACACAGCAAGTAATCTCACGTAAAAAGAAAAAAATGGCAGAAGAGATAGTCAGCATAATGGAGCATGACGCCTCTGAGCTGGGCATGATTTCATACATGGCCCAGATGTTGGTTCAAATGACACTGCCACACTCTGAATTACGCGGGACAAACGGCCTGCCGGTTACCGAATACTCAAAAACAAACGGCAGAGCCACCCTGACCATCATGACACCCTCAATTTATGGTGGCATCCCTTTTGGCGTAGTTCCTCGCCAACTACTGATGTGGTTAACAACAGAAGCGGTACGCACTAAACAAAAAGAGATTTTTTTAGGGGATTCTCTCACTGCATTTATGAAAGATATAGGCATTGCCGTAACTGGGGGGAAAGAGGGAAGCTTAACGCGCTTTAAAAAACAGTCAGACCGACTGTTCAACTCATTCATCAACTACGATCCAGGCGACGCAACAAATGCACCACGCTCTAACCTAAAAATAACATCCAGCAACAAATCATTCTCTTTTTGGAAAACCGACGGGAAGCCGACCTGGGAGTCACACATCGTACTCGATACTGAGTTTTATGAGTCCCTCATACAAAACCCGGTACCAATAGACAAAAGAGCCATTCGCGCGCTTTCAGGCAACGCCTTTGCACTAGACCTTTATTGTTGGCTTACCTGGCGCATGTATTCGGTACGAAAATACACCAAAATCCCTTGGGAATATCTGCAACTACAATTTGGGGCAAACTACAAAGACCTGCGCTTCTTTAGAAGACGCTTTGCAGAGGTACTTAATCAGGTCCTTGCAGTATACCCGGCATCCGTATCAGTAGAAAAGGACTGCCTAATATTGCAGCCCTCCTCAACCTCAATACGAAAGATTACTCCCAGGACTTAG
- a CDS encoding type II toxin-antitoxin system HipA family toxin has product MSVVSPHTLAVWAAEQRAGLLDRASVQRDYVFTYDLATANSSVAQVSLTMPLRLESWTSRDLHPIFQMNLPEGALLEAIRRAISKVAGEDDLTMLRVTGGNQVGRNRFSLAADSAPGIVESPESLEELLSYPDTEELFHELVAKYALRSGVSGVQPKVMLDASERGTTAVGGYIVKTWGDDYPQLAANEFFCMTAAQRAGLLVPEFHLSANGRLFVMKRFDVGVGGSALGFEDMCALQGVGTAQKYRSTYERVARSIKDFVSGEFLQAAREQFFAALVLSVMVRNGDAHLKNFGVLYDTPGAPVRLAPVYDVVTTTAYLPKDLPALSLVGTKKWWNRKLLEQFALAHLSLPVKKVSETIEKMGEAVSETRNLLIAYIAEHPEYQTIGERQLAAWEAGTGEFVK; this is encoded by the coding sequence ATGTCCGTAGTATCACCACACACTCTTGCCGTCTGGGCGGCCGAGCAACGGGCTGGCTTGCTCGATCGTGCGTCTGTCCAGCGGGATTACGTCTTTACCTATGATCTTGCTACTGCTAATTCCTCGGTAGCGCAGGTGTCACTTACCATGCCGCTGAGGCTGGAAAGCTGGACCAGCCGGGATCTTCATCCAATCTTCCAGATGAACCTGCCGGAAGGGGCGCTGCTGGAAGCTATCCGCCGGGCTATTTCCAAGGTGGCTGGCGAAGATGATCTGACGATGTTGCGCGTGACCGGGGGCAACCAGGTTGGCCGAAACCGGTTTTCTCTGGCGGCTGATTCGGCACCGGGAATTGTGGAGTCTCCTGAATCACTGGAAGAGCTGCTGTCATATCCAGACACAGAGGAGCTGTTTCACGAGCTGGTAGCAAAGTATGCTCTTCGTTCTGGCGTATCTGGGGTTCAGCCCAAGGTTATGCTGGATGCATCTGAACGTGGGACTACAGCAGTAGGCGGGTACATTGTAAAGACTTGGGGTGATGACTATCCTCAGTTGGCAGCAAATGAGTTTTTCTGTATGACCGCCGCTCAGCGTGCAGGCCTTTTGGTGCCGGAGTTCCACCTGTCAGCAAACGGACGCTTGTTTGTGATGAAGCGCTTTGACGTGGGCGTTGGTGGCAGTGCATTGGGATTTGAAGATATGTGTGCTCTCCAGGGGGTTGGAACCGCTCAGAAGTACAGGAGCACCTATGAGCGAGTAGCGCGCTCCATTAAGGATTTTGTGTCAGGCGAGTTTCTTCAGGCTGCTCGTGAGCAATTTTTCGCTGCGCTGGTATTGTCGGTGATGGTGCGCAACGGTGATGCCCACCTGAAAAACTTCGGGGTGCTGTATGACACTCCTGGGGCTCCAGTCCGGCTGGCCCCGGTGTATGACGTGGTGACAACCACTGCCTACCTTCCCAAAGATCTGCCTGCGCTCAGCCTTGTCGGAACAAAAAAATGGTGGAATCGTAAACTGTTGGAGCAGTTTGCGTTGGCGCATCTGTCTCTGCCGGTGAAGAAAGTGTCCGAGACTATCGAAAAAATGGGAGAAGCCGTATCAGAAACGCGGAATCTCTTGATCGCATACATTGCTGAACATCCTGAGTATCAGACAATCGGAGAGAGGCAACTTGCGGCGTGGGAAGCGGGAACAGGTGAATTTGTGAAATGA
- a CDS encoding integration host factor subunit alpha, with protein sequence MLHRKVRSMALTKNKLIQLVAEQQHITLKDAALLVEELITLIKATLESGESLKIAKFGLFEVKEKHARRGRNPQTGEAITIEPRKVISFKPSVLLRQAINQ encoded by the coding sequence ATTTTACACAGGAAGGTTCGCTCTATGGCGCTTACAAAAAACAAACTAATACAGCTAGTGGCAGAACAACAGCATATTACTCTGAAGGATGCAGCTTTACTGGTTGAAGAGCTTATTACCTTGATTAAAGCTACCCTTGAGTCTGGCGAGAGTCTTAAAATAGCTAAATTCGGACTGTTCGAGGTAAAAGAGAAACATGCCCGACGTGGGAGGAATCCGCAAACCGGCGAGGCTATAACCATTGAGCCGCGTAAAGTAATAAGTTTCAAACCAAGTGTGCTTCTCAGGCAGGCAATTAACCAATGA
- a CDS encoding cobyric acid synthase: MPDQLPHSEQYRHGGNLRALSRLSGRAPHELLDFSANINPLGPPDWLRPLIESRISELVHYPDPEASELVAAISTQHRIPAAELLVGNGATELLHLLPRALGCSSLLLPVPSYSDYEAPARLQGLAVERFTLVPDNDFLLDPQQLAPLLKPGQMVLLGQPNNPTGRTFAAAALRDLAASHPASLFVVDESFIGFTDASQSLQQDRPANLLVVTSLTKLYAIPGLRLGYLTAAEAHIQKLRAFLPTWSVNSLAQAVGARAVQDQDYLQQTRSMVTQQRQQLAQMLGQLPGLTIYPGEANFLLLRLDHSTLDAPQLAEQTLKQGIALRICANFQGLDQRYLRVAVRTETEQQQLCGVLHAILEPTRQRPARRQTPAIMFQGTGSNAGKSILTTALCRILKQDGHDVAPFKAQNMSLNAFVTPQGGEMGRAQALQAQACRLEPDVRMNPVLLKPTSETGSQVILCGKVQGSTDFRSYAQQRQQVWSTVQGCYDELAAEHQVMVLEGAGSPAEVNLKTNDIVNMRMAQYAGAPVLLVGDIDRGGVFASFVGTMELLNEAERHQVAGFVINRFRGDASLLGDALAYTRFHTSKPVLGTVPYLTNLGLPEEDSVTFKQGLLPCGAKDTQLLDIAVLNLPHVANFTDLDPLGQEPDVGLRLVRSAAELGQPDAVLIPGSKNTLADLAWLQQTGLATAILELAQAGQVEIIGICGGFQILGERIGDPLQIESTVGEQQGLGLLAISTVLAEQKTTRQTRCCHIPSGCMLSGYEIHHGITSADQLQPLMSSPDGSLLGAGDNSGLVWGSYLHGLFDADPFRRWWLDRLRQRKGWQVSGVVRACYNLEPALDRLADCVRDSLDMREVYRLLGI; this comes from the coding sequence ATGCCGGATCAGCTACCCCATAGTGAGCAGTACCGCCACGGCGGCAATCTGCGGGCCTTAAGCCGATTGTCCGGCCGGGCCCCGCACGAGCTGCTGGATTTCTCGGCCAACATCAACCCGCTGGGGCCGCCGGACTGGCTGCGCCCGTTGATTGAAAGCCGGATCAGCGAGCTGGTGCATTACCCCGACCCCGAGGCAAGCGAGCTTGTGGCGGCGATCAGCACGCAGCATCGGATTCCGGCTGCAGAACTGCTGGTGGGTAACGGTGCCACTGAACTGCTGCACCTGCTGCCCCGGGCGCTGGGTTGCAGCTCGCTATTGCTGCCGGTGCCCAGCTACAGCGATTACGAGGCCCCGGCCCGGCTGCAGGGGCTGGCAGTCGAGCGCTTTACCCTGGTGCCGGACAACGACTTTCTGCTGGATCCGCAGCAGCTTGCACCGCTGTTGAAGCCGGGGCAGATGGTGCTGCTGGGCCAGCCCAACAACCCCACCGGCCGCACCTTTGCTGCAGCAGCGCTGCGTGACCTGGCTGCCAGCCACCCAGCCAGCCTGTTTGTGGTGGATGAGTCTTTCATCGGTTTTACCGACGCCAGCCAGAGCCTGCAGCAGGACCGGCCCGCTAACCTGCTGGTGGTGACCTCCCTGACCAAGCTGTACGCCATTCCGGGCCTGCGGCTGGGTTACCTGACCGCTGCTGAAGCGCATATCCAGAAGCTGCGCGCCTTTCTGCCTACTTGGTCGGTCAACTCCCTGGCCCAGGCAGTGGGGGCGCGGGCGGTCCAGGATCAGGACTATTTGCAGCAGACCCGCAGCATGGTGACCCAGCAGCGGCAGCAATTGGCCCAGATGCTGGGGCAGCTGCCCGGCCTGACGATCTACCCCGGCGAGGCCAACTTCCTGCTTTTGCGGTTGGATCACTCCACGCTGGATGCCCCGCAACTGGCTGAACAGACCCTTAAACAGGGGATCGCCCTGCGGATTTGCGCCAACTTTCAGGGGCTGGATCAACGTTACCTGCGGGTGGCGGTGCGGACTGAAACAGAGCAGCAGCAGTTATGCGGCGTCCTGCATGCCATACTGGAACCAACCCGCCAGCGCCCGGCCAGACGCCAGACCCCGGCGATCATGTTTCAGGGCACCGGCTCCAATGCCGGCAAGAGCATCCTGACCACGGCGCTCTGCCGCATCCTGAAACAGGATGGCCATGATGTGGCGCCGTTCAAGGCCCAGAACATGTCGCTCAACGCCTTTGTCACCCCCCAGGGGGGCGAGATGGGCCGGGCCCAGGCACTGCAGGCCCAGGCCTGCCGACTTGAGCCGGATGTGCGGATGAACCCGGTGCTGCTGAAGCCCACCAGCGAGACCGGCTCCCAGGTGATCCTGTGCGGCAAGGTGCAGGGCAGCACGGATTTCCGTTCCTATGCCCAGCAGCGGCAACAGGTCTGGTCCACGGTGCAGGGCTGCTATGATGAACTGGCAGCAGAACATCAGGTCATGGTGCTGGAAGGGGCGGGCAGTCCGGCTGAGGTCAACCTGAAGACCAATGATATCGTTAACATGCGGATGGCACAGTATGCTGGTGCGCCGGTCTTACTGGTGGGGGATATTGACCGGGGCGGCGTGTTTGCCTCCTTTGTCGGCACTATGGAACTCTTAAACGAGGCAGAGCGGCACCAGGTGGCCGGGTTTGTGATCAACCGTTTCCGGGGTGATGCCTCCCTGCTGGGGGATGCCCTGGCCTATACCCGCTTCCATACCAGCAAGCCGGTGCTGGGCACGGTGCCGTATTTGACCAACCTGGGACTGCCGGAGGAAGATTCGGTTACCTTCAAGCAGGGGCTGCTGCCCTGCGGTGCTAAGGATACACAACTGCTTGATATTGCGGTGCTTAATCTGCCCCATGTTGCCAACTTTACCGATCTTGACCCGCTGGGGCAGGAGCCGGATGTGGGTCTGCGGCTTGTCCGCAGCGCCGCAGAACTGGGGCAGCCCGATGCGGTGCTGATCCCTGGCAGCAAGAACACCCTGGCTGACCTGGCCTGGCTGCAGCAGACCGGCTTGGCAACAGCCATCCTTGAACTGGCACAGGCTGGACAGGTCGAGATCATCGGCATCTGCGGCGGTTTCCAGATCTTGGGTGAGCGGATTGGTGATCCCCTGCAGATTGAATCCACTGTTGGTGAGCAACAGGGGCTGGGGCTGCTGGCGATCAGCACGGTGCTGGCAGAACAGAAGACCACCCGCCAGACCCGCTGTTGCCACATCCCGTCCGGCTGTATGCTGTCCGGCTACGAGATCCACCACGGCATCACCAGCGCAGACCAACTGCAACCACTGATGAGTAGCCCGGATGGCAGCCTGCTTGGAGCTGGTGATAATAGCGGCCTGGTTTGGGGCAGCTACCTGCACGGCCTGTTTGATGCAGATCCGTTCCGGCGCTGGTGGCTGGATCGGTTGCGGCAGCGCAAAGGCTGGCAGGTAAGCGGCGTTGTCAGGGCCTGCTATAATCTGGAACCAGCGCTTGACCGTCTGGCTGACTGCGTACGGGATAGTCTGGATATGCGGGAGGTTTATCGGTTGTTGGGGATATAG
- the cobT gene encoding nicotinate-nucleotide--dimethylbenzimidazole phosphoribosyltransferase — MHRITATLERIRPLDQQLLAQTQTRLDNKTKPLGSLGRLEEFACRLVAITGQEQPDLSRKAIFTFAADHGVTEEGVSLYPREVTAQMVFNFLRGGAGVNVLARHAGAEVRVVDVGVDHDFENCPGLVHRKVARGTRNFCTGPAMTTDETAAALLVGIDLAAQCKAEGIGLVGTGEMGIGNTTPSSAIIAAIGGFEVAQVTHRGTGIADQALANKIKVIERGLALHRPDPAKPLEVLAAVGGLEIAAIAGLVLGCAAERIPVIVDGFISTAGALIASELHPQVRDYLFAAHQSVEVGHRFMLERTGLRPILDLDLRLGEGTGAALAMPLIEAGARILAEMATFEQAGVTGH, encoded by the coding sequence ATGCACCGTATCACCGCAACCCTGGAGCGAATTCGCCCCCTTGATCAGCAGTTGCTGGCCCAGACCCAGACACGCCTGGACAACAAGACCAAGCCGCTCGGCTCGCTGGGCCGGCTGGAGGAGTTCGCCTGCCGGCTGGTGGCCATCACCGGCCAGGAGCAGCCGGATCTCTCCCGCAAGGCGATCTTCACCTTTGCCGCTGACCACGGCGTGACCGAAGAAGGGGTCTCGCTCTATCCCCGTGAGGTCACGGCCCAGATGGTCTTCAACTTCCTGCGCGGCGGAGCCGGGGTCAATGTGCTGGCCCGCCATGCCGGGGCCGAGGTGCGGGTGGTTGACGTGGGGGTGGATCACGACTTTGAAAACTGTCCCGGCCTGGTGCACCGCAAGGTTGCCCGGGGCACCCGCAACTTCTGCACCGGCCCGGCCATGACTACCGACGAGACGGCAGCCGCCCTCTTGGTCGGCATCGACCTGGCAGCCCAGTGCAAGGCCGAGGGGATCGGCCTGGTGGGGACCGGTGAAATGGGGATCGGCAACACCACCCCCTCGTCGGCCATCATCGCGGCCATCGGCGGCTTTGAGGTGGCGCAGGTCACCCATCGCGGCACCGGCATTGCCGATCAGGCCCTGGCCAACAAGATCAAGGTGATTGAACGGGGCCTGGCGCTGCACCGGCCCGACCCGGCCAAACCGCTGGAGGTCCTGGCTGCGGTGGGCGGGCTTGAGATCGCCGCCATTGCCGGACTGGTGCTGGGCTGCGCTGCCGAGCGGATTCCGGTGATCGTGGACGGCTTCATCTCCACCGCCGGTGCCCTGATCGCCTCGGAACTGCATCCCCAGGTGCGGGACTACCTGTTTGCCGCCCACCAGTCGGTGGAGGTGGGCCACCGCTTCATGCTGGAGCGGACCGGTCTGCGCCCCATCCTGGATCTTGATCTGCGCCTGGGCGAAGGTACCGGCGCTGCCCTGGCCATGCCGCTGATCGAGGCTGGCGCCAGGATTCTGGCCGAGATGGCCACCTTTGAGCAGGCCGGAGTAACCGGCCACTGA
- a CDS encoding helix-turn-helix domain-containing protein: MAEKRTISLYPASEKALRELGQRLKDARLRRRFSMDTVCTRADISRPTLYKIEKGEPSVVFAAYIQVLRVLGLLDDLALIAKDDVLGRRLQDESMTRPKRAPKRTLHVSEGKGGDNG; encoded by the coding sequence ATGGCAGAGAAACGAACCATATCACTGTACCCTGCTTCTGAGAAGGCACTCCGTGAATTGGGGCAGCGCCTGAAAGATGCGCGTCTTCGGCGGCGTTTCTCAATGGATACCGTTTGCACCAGAGCAGATATTTCACGTCCCACCCTGTACAAGATTGAAAAGGGTGAGCCGTCAGTTGTTTTTGCGGCATACATCCAGGTGTTGCGAGTCCTTGGCTTGCTTGACGACCTGGCCTTGATCGCAAAAGATGACGTACTAGGCCGTCGGCTCCAGGACGAATCCATGACCCGTCCCAAGCGCGCTCCCAAACGCACCCTTCATGTTTCTGAAGGCAAGGGGGGTGACAATGGCTAA
- a CDS encoding class I SAM-dependent DNA methyltransferase, protein MTPQQFIAKWKASTPKERSASQEHFIDLCRLISHPTPAEADSTGDHFTFERGASKTGGGEGWADVWKKGCFAWEYKGKRKDLNAAFAQIQRYAIALENPPLLVVSDMETIVIHTNWTNTVQEIQTIAIEDLEKPEVRQKLVWLFTEPERFRPGTTREMVTAQAAEAFASLAQRLHSQGYASRRVAHFVNKLLFSMFAEDIGILPGHLFTRMLEACTKDPARFEKLASDLFGSMKSGGFFGVEEIPWFNGGLFDDADALPLDAEGLKLALAAARLDWSDIEPSIFGTLFERGLDPAKRSQLGAHYTDRQSIMRIVQPVVVEPLLTDWQQAKIAMLPLLEKSRNAKTKKAQDDNFRQAAEIYSSFLNRLKTLRVLDPACGSGNFLYLSLIALKDLEHQVTLEAESLGFHPEFLFHAGPWNVMGIEINEYAAELARVTIWIGELQWMIKHGMAYNTKPILQTMDQIENRDALLNADGTEAHWPQAEVIVGNPPFLGGSKMLGELGEEYVTTLRKVYKGRVPGGADLVTYWFEKARETGVRSGLVATNSIRGGSNREVLKRITETRQIFNAWSDEPWINEGAAVRVSLVCFDNGVGQGGLLLNGQPASEIYPDLTAASEVGSLDLTQAKPLLENGGISFKGSEKGGPFDVAGDLAKKWTSLPSNPNGRTNHDVVRPWANGMDVTRRPSDTWIIDFSGLTEEEASLYEAPFEYALKTIKPERLRNREVRTTEKWWLHRRSGEDLRKAISKLSRYIATPRVAKHRLFVWLDAAVLPYSRLYVIASDSDVTFGILHSRIHELWSLATCSWHGVGNDPTYNAASCFETFPFPLNLQPETSQQIAAAAQRLVQLRDNWLNPVGASEAELNKRTLTNLYNQRPTWLDNAHKELDAAVATAYGWPADLPDDEILKRLLQLNLERGSSIQ, encoded by the coding sequence ATGACCCCGCAACAGTTTATAGCCAAATGGAAGGCGTCAACCCCTAAAGAACGTTCTGCCTCGCAAGAGCACTTTATAGATTTGTGCCGTCTGATCAGTCACCCTACACCTGCTGAGGCAGACTCAACTGGTGATCATTTTACCTTTGAGCGTGGCGCCAGTAAGACTGGTGGTGGAGAAGGCTGGGCCGATGTCTGGAAAAAAGGTTGCTTCGCTTGGGAGTATAAAGGTAAGCGCAAAGATTTAAATGCCGCCTTTGCCCAGATCCAACGCTACGCCATTGCTCTGGAAAATCCTCCGTTGCTGGTGGTCTCCGACATGGAGACCATCGTCATACACACCAACTGGACCAACACGGTTCAGGAAATCCAGACCATTGCCATAGAAGATCTTGAAAAACCGGAAGTCCGGCAGAAGCTGGTCTGGCTTTTTACTGAACCAGAGCGGTTCAGACCCGGTACCACGCGGGAGATGGTAACCGCCCAGGCTGCCGAGGCCTTTGCTTCGCTGGCGCAGCGCCTGCACAGCCAGGGCTATGCAAGCCGCCGTGTAGCTCACTTTGTCAATAAACTGCTCTTCTCCATGTTTGCAGAAGATATCGGCATACTGCCCGGCCACCTGTTTACCCGTATGCTGGAGGCCTGCACCAAAGACCCCGCACGTTTTGAAAAATTGGCATCAGACCTGTTTGGTTCCATGAAAAGCGGCGGATTCTTTGGGGTAGAAGAGATCCCCTGGTTTAACGGCGGCTTGTTTGATGATGCCGATGCCCTGCCGCTGGATGCTGAGGGTCTGAAGCTGGCCCTTGCTGCAGCGCGGCTGGATTGGTCAGATATTGAACCAAGTATCTTTGGTACCCTGTTCGAGCGGGGGCTTGATCCTGCCAAGCGCAGCCAGTTGGGTGCCCACTACACGGATCGGCAATCCATAATGCGAATTGTGCAGCCGGTGGTGGTAGAACCGCTGCTGACAGACTGGCAACAGGCCAAGATTGCCATGCTGCCGCTGCTTGAAAAATCCAGAAATGCCAAAACCAAAAAAGCTCAGGACGATAACTTCAGGCAGGCCGCAGAAATCTACAGCAGTTTTCTCAATCGTCTGAAAACCCTGCGGGTACTTGATCCGGCCTGTGGCAGCGGCAACTTTCTCTATCTGTCGCTGATAGCGCTCAAGGATCTTGAGCACCAGGTGACACTTGAGGCCGAATCACTGGGATTTCACCCTGAATTTCTCTTCCATGCCGGCCCCTGGAACGTCATGGGAATAGAGATCAATGAATATGCCGCAGAGCTTGCAAGGGTCACCATCTGGATAGGTGAGCTGCAATGGATGATCAAACATGGCATGGCCTACAATACCAAGCCGATTCTGCAGACCATGGATCAGATAGAAAACCGGGATGCACTGCTGAATGCAGATGGCACAGAAGCACACTGGCCACAGGCAGAAGTTATTGTCGGTAATCCGCCGTTTTTGGGCGGTTCAAAGATGTTGGGCGAACTGGGTGAGGAATATGTCACCACTCTGCGTAAGGTCTACAAGGGCAGGGTGCCGGGCGGTGCTGATCTGGTTACCTATTGGTTTGAAAAAGCCCGTGAAACCGGTGTCAGAAGCGGACTGGTTGCCACCAACAGCATCCGGGGCGGCAGCAACCGCGAGGTGTTAAAACGGATTACGGAAACCAGACAGATCTTCAATGCCTGGTCAGATGAACCTTGGATCAACGAAGGTGCTGCTGTGCGGGTGAGCCTGGTCTGCTTTGACAATGGAGTAGGGCAGGGCGGGTTGCTGCTGAATGGCCAGCCGGCGAGCGAAATTTATCCTGATCTGACGGCTGCTTCAGAAGTTGGTAGTCTTGATTTGACGCAAGCCAAACCCCTGTTAGAAAATGGCGGGATATCCTTCAAAGGCTCGGAAAAAGGTGGGCCCTTTGACGTTGCAGGGGACCTTGCTAAAAAATGGACATCCTTGCCATCAAACCCTAATGGCAGGACAAATCATGATGTTGTGCGACCTTGGGCTAATGGTATGGATGTTACTCGTCGGCCATCAGACACCTGGATTATTGATTTTAGTGGACTTACTGAAGAAGAGGCCAGCTTATATGAAGCTCCTTTCGAATATGCTTTAAAAACAATCAAGCCAGAGCGCTTGAGAAATCGTGAGGTAAGGACAACCGAAAAATGGTGGCTACACCGGCGTTCTGGAGAAGATCTGCGCAAAGCTATTTCCAAGCTTTCCCGTTACATAGCAACGCCACGGGTTGCCAAACATCGTCTGTTTGTCTGGCTTGATGCTGCCGTACTGCCGTACTCTCGTCTGTATGTGATTGCTTCAGACTCAGACGTTACTTTTGGCATCCTGCACTCTCGTATCCACGAGCTCTGGAGTCTGGCAACCTGCTCATGGCATGGTGTCGGTAATGATCCTACTTACAATGCAGCCTCTTGCTTTGAAACCTTCCCCTTCCCGCTAAATCTGCAACCGGAAACCAGCCAACAGATTGCCGCTGCTGCCCAGCGGCTGGTGCAGTTGCGGGACAACTGGCTAAACCCGGTCGGAGCCTCTGAGGCTGAGCTGAACAAACGCACCTTGACCAACCTGTACAACCAACGCCCCACTTGGCTGGACAATGCCCATAAAGAGCTGGATGCTGCAGTAGCCACAGCCTATGGCTGGCCCGCAGACCTGCCTGATGATGAAATACTGAAACGGTTGCTGCAGTTGAATCTTGAGCGGGGCAGTTCTATACAATAA
- a CDS encoding HU family DNA-binding protein: MALTKIKLARILAANLKIHEKVALQHITDLMDLIKMQLIEGNEVAIVGFGILKPAYKLLFITASLEPFEPVSVQRRKIISFTASLSIKKALNLLNAR; encoded by the coding sequence ATGGCCTTAACTAAAATAAAGCTTGCAAGGATTCTTGCTGCAAATTTAAAAATTCATGAAAAAGTGGCGTTGCAGCATATTACAGATCTAATGGATCTTATTAAAATGCAACTAATTGAAGGTAATGAAGTAGCTATAGTTGGTTTTGGAATATTGAAGCCAGCGTATAAGCTGTTATTTATAACAGCCTCTTTGGAGCCATTTGAGCCTGTCTCTGTTCAGCGGCGTAAAATTATTAGTTTTACTGCAAGTCTTTCAATTAAAAAGGCATTAAATTTGTTAAATGCCAGGTAA